A region of Solibacillus isronensis DNA encodes the following proteins:
- a CDS encoding TrkA C-terminal domain-containing protein, with amino-acid sequence MEKKIQIKQPKYQVIAEDIAAKIVEKKYVVGEKIYARSSLASQYSVSSETARRAIAVLQDLNIVEATKGSGVVIVSYENAAKYIQRLTGVKSIRDLQKQLTDSIERQIDELHHFQDTLGEMVNRTSRYQSINPFVPFQIDITENCPFLSKNVGEINFWQETGATIIGIKKDHELIVSPGPYATLSAGDTLFFIGKEECYSNVKHFLQLESNNFRSE; translated from the coding sequence ATGGAGAAGAAAATCCAAATTAAGCAGCCTAAATATCAAGTAATCGCAGAAGATATTGCCGCTAAAATTGTTGAAAAAAAATATGTTGTCGGGGAAAAGATTTATGCCCGTTCATCGCTGGCATCTCAATACAGTGTTTCATCGGAAACCGCGAGACGAGCGATTGCCGTTCTGCAGGATCTAAATATAGTAGAAGCGACAAAGGGGAGCGGTGTTGTCATCGTTTCCTATGAAAACGCGGCTAAATACATTCAACGGTTAACAGGTGTTAAATCGATAAGAGATTTACAAAAACAATTAACCGACAGTATTGAACGCCAAATTGATGAGTTGCATCATTTCCAGGATACCTTAGGAGAAATGGTCAACCGGACAAGCCGCTATCAATCGATAAACCCGTTTGTACCTTTTCAAATCGATATTACTGAAAATTGTCCATTCCTATCAAAAAATGTTGGCGAGATCAATTTCTGGCAGGAAACGGGTGCTACAATAATTGGCATCAAAAAAGATCATGAGCTAATTGTTTCGCCAGGTCCATACGCAACGCTCTCTGCCGGAGATACATTATTTTTTATTGGTAAAGAAGAATGTTATTCGAATGTAAAACACTTTTTACAGCTAGAAAGTAACAACTTTCGATCAGAATAG